The genomic region CAGCAatgaactgcacctcagatttcacctcacagagttcaagtaacagacacatctcaaaatcaactgttcagaggagactgcatgaatctaGGGCCTTcctggttgaattgctgcaaggaaaccactactaaaggacaccaagaacaagaagagacttgcttgggccaagaaacacgagcaatggacattagaccagtggaaatctgccctttggtctgatgagtccaaatttgagatttttggatccaaccaccatgtctttgtgtgacgcAGAGTagttgaatggatgatctccacatgcgttgttcccaccgtgaagcatggaggaggaggtgtgatggtgtgggggtgctttgcttgtgacactgtcaatgatttatttagaattcaaggcacacataaccagcatggctaccacagcattttgcagtgatggggtgctgcatcagatgacctggcctccacaatcacccgaactcaacccaattgaaatggttttgggatgagttagaccacagagtgaaggaaaagtagccaacaagtgctcagcatatgtgggaactccttcaagactgttggacaagcattcctggtgactaccttAAGAACTTAGTTGAGAgaatacaaagctgtcatcaaggataaaggtggctactttgaagaacctaaaatCTAAAATGTCAATacatttggttactacatgattccatatgtgttgtttcatagttgcGATtaattcactattattatacaatgtagaaaatagatttaagaaaaacaacaacaaaaaacttaaatgtgtaggtgtgtccaaacttttaactggtactgtatgcttTTCATTAGATGCATGCAAAAAAAACAGGGGAAATAAGGAACCGAGCGAATGAAAGcatgagagaagagggaggagagtaggaaAGAGAGGATGGGGGTGTGGATGTAGGCAGGGTCTTGGAGGCCGGCctgcgaaagagagagagaggatagttgTGTAGGGGGAGTATTAGTTCTCCGGTTCATTCTACCCGAGtcactctctctgtatctcagctcagtctcctctcgctctcgctctcgctctctctctcttctcaattCCTTTTAACTCCTCCATCAGCAGTCATGAGTTACAGACCGTCCAGCAGCCACACCTCTTTCCAACGCTCCGCGCCTGTGTCCTCCTACCGGGCCGCCAGCACCTATGGCGGGGCCGGAGGCCAGGGCACCCGCATTTCCTCCACAGCCTACGGGGGCCTCCGCAGCGGTGCCCCGGCcagctcctcctcctactccacaTCCTCCTTTAAGGTGAGCGGCGGTGGTATGGGCATGGGTGGTGGCATGGGTGCCGCTATGGGTTTGGGCATGGGTGGTCTGATCAAGACGACGGCGGCAAGTGGTGGCGGTGGTCACGTCATGGGAAACGAGAAGGGGGCCATGCAGAACCTGAACGACCGTCTGGCCAACTACCTGGAGACGGTGAGGAACCTGGAGCAGGCCAACGGACAGCTGGAGATGAAGATCCGAGAGGCCCTGGAGAAGGGAGGACCAGACGCCCGCGACTACAGCAAGTACAGCCCTATACTGGACGACCTGCGCAAGAAGGTGGGAGtgtgaatgagaaagagagagagaaatatggggTGTCTTGATGAGTAGTATCacatagaaaaagaaaaaaaaacagtatcATTACAAGAGtgatagagacaaagagagagtgacagagagagagagagagagagagagagagagagagagagagagagagagggttgttgaTAATGTGTGTAGAAAAAGGCTTAAGGTGAGgaatttgttttgtcttttgttgcTTTAGATACGTGTGTTCATAGATAATCCTTATTTGATTAACCTATGAATCCAAATATCCATGTAATGTTACCACTGTTGCAACTTTTCTGTGAACTAAAACCCATATGGTATGAGAGATGTCCCTCCAATAATTAATTTAAGCATAGTGAAAATTATTTATTCACCCATTTATACTTTgcttctcactctttctctcttcactTCAACATTTCTGTGATGAACCCTGCTTTGTAACAACTGCCTTATAAAATGTCCTAACAACTGAATAGAGGGTGGGGCCGGATGGGGCAGATATCCCCtttccttccccctccttccctagTTCCCTCACTCCTCAAACTGGTCAAATAGTTCCTCAAATTAATCCTTTGGTGGAAGCAGTGAATCATCATCAAAAAACTGACCAAAACCCATAAACAATGTTCCAAGATTGTTTCCAACTTGCCAGGTCACTCTCCTTGGTTACTCTGGGGCGTAGTGTGGTGTGGGAGGGACCAGCAATGTGAACCAGATGTGGTGTGACAACACACAAAAAGAATCCCCTGTGAGATTTGAAACACATGGTGGGTGTGCTGGTTGTATAACCATTATAGCTCCACACAGCACAGTCAAAGTCTCTGTAAACTACTCACAGCACAGTCAAAGATCTCTAAGAATTCCAAAAGAGATCTCTTGAATTCCTGGCAAAAACAGACTTTTGTCCAAAAGAATTCAGAGGCCCTCTATAGTTTATGATGGCACTCTTATGATGAATGTTAGCCTTGTTCCACTTGCCGGACACATAAAGGGACAAGAGGTTCCTTTTTTGTGTGATTCACACCAGAATGCCATGGTAGAAACACACagatcttttttggggggggactcTCTTTATGGTTTTGTGGGGGACAGGAAGCACCGCCTTTGTCTTTTAACAATGAAAATTGAGAACAGATTCAGCCCTAGAGAGAGAACTCATTTTCCTGTTCTTCCGTTTGTGGTTCCTCTTTTTTCTTAGAGACATGTGACGGTAACCATAGATTCATTTGTGATTCACTCAACCTGCAGTTTCAATATCACTCCCCTGAGAGTCTTAGATTTAAAATGGTGGTGATGAGCAGCAGATCCCGTGATCTGTTTTAGTTCTTCTTTTTTATTGCCAGCTCATCTGTGTATGACACACACAATTATAGTTAGAATTAGGAAGTAAGTGGGGGAAAACATACAGGCCTACAGCTTTCCTCTATAACTGACATGGATTCAAAAGTTGTGTTAAGTAAAGCATCATAATGCTCACATCATCTGCAAAATTGTCCTCCAAAAGATTTAGTCTGTTATTGTCATGTATTCATTAGCATTAACAATCTTTTTCTCCAATAGGTCTTTGATGCGACAGCGGACAATGCTAGCCTTGTGCTCCAAATCGATAATGCCCGCTTAGCTGCAGATGACTTCAAAGTAAAGTGAGTTTCCCACTGTAAATGACATCTTTCTGCACACTGGTTGAGCCACAACTTTGTATACAATACAAGGGTTCATTTGCGATTTTGTAGATCGTCACTCTGTCCAAAAAAAATCTACTGATCTGTTTAATTTCATACTGTACTTGTGCTTCTCACAAATTCAATTGGTTTAAACTCACTATACACAATTAGGTAGTGTATCCGCCATTCAATTCAAGGAAGAACTCTCAAGAGTTTGAGATATCCCAGACCCATATGTACCGGTATGCAGTCTTATCTAATCTCTCATAATGAATCTGTCATATTGGCATCTTCATGTAAATGTCTGATGTGCTTATAAATCTTCCCTCCCAAAATTCTACTTttatattttacccctttttctccccaatttcgtggtatccaattggtatttacagtcttgtctcagcactgcaactcccgtacagactctggagaggcgaaggtcgagagttacgaatcctccaaaacacaaccaaaccaagccgcactgcttcttgacccaAAGCCCACTTAACGCGGAAAACAGCCAtaacaatgtgttggaggaaacaccatacacctggcaaccatgtcagcgtgcactgcgcccatcccaccacaggagtcactagtgcgcaatgggacaaggacatccctacaagccaaaccttcccctaaaccggacgacgctgggcctattgtgcgccaccccattggtctcccggtcgcggccggctacgacagagcctggactcgaatccagaatctctagtggcacagctagcactgcgatgcagtgccttagaccactgcaccactcaagAGGCCTCCCTTCCCAAATTCTAATGATAAtaaaaaggagggagagaatcaATATTGACTTCAGATTAGTGTCTGAGTCAACACATTTTGGTAGagcaactgactagatatccatTTTCCCTTTCATAGGGAACTGAAAcacggcagccattttgtgccttCACCCCATCATTTTGAGACCTTGGTTCAAGGTTCAATCTGGCATTTTTGTCAAAAATGAGATAGTCACATAAATGATCTTAAGAAACAGTGGAAGAAGGCTACTTAAAGAAGTGGCTCGGAGTTCCACGATGCCTTACCACCATaggcctctatggagatggtgtcctcaagctgcccctcaccagtctaacgaattcaagtgttcaaaaaccaggctccagatgacactgaatgaatctcgagacccagtggtgagcaacaacgcgccgaccttggcaactgggcgcaaatggaggccaggaaaagcagtccaggaggcaacagcagccctcagacatgctgacattgtgggtcatgttcagcaagggagaggaggccttgggctaactagccgtgctgcttggagtaaggccactgcaccagagcggcggaagatggtagtgcaggaagtacgccatcaggaggaggctgcaaggtgggccaaggcagtctctctttccaaacagggacagtggactcgatggaacagtgtggagaagaggaagatcagctggaaggatctgtgggccatggaagcgaggtggttgagcttttccatcagagcaacatatgacgtccttccaacACCAGTTAATCTTCATCAATAGTATGGTGAAGATCCagactgtgccctctgttccatgccagccaacctcaggcacattctcacagggtgtaaaacaaacctcacccaaggacgctacacttggcgtcacaaccaagtccttaaaaaccttgcgtccgccctggaggacaagagagctgccaccaactccctaccacccccagcagcatcacaccccttacggacaaactttgtccctgaaggggctaaaccaccgaagAGCGGCTCtacaccattagagcgagaccagctgcgcttggcccgcgactggaaaatgttagctgacattggccggcaacttgtgtttcctccggagatcgcaaccaccaccctaagacctgacatggtgctctggtcccgttcgctcaagaaggtcttcatcattgagctcacagtaccctgggaggactcagtagatgaggcttatgagcgaaaacATCTGCACTATaccgatctagctgccgaagcatggcatcatggctggaacacagaagtctgaccagtggaggtgggctgcagaggttttgtggcaacatctacaaccagactgcttagagacctgggaattaagggccagagccagcgttcggcaatcaaagctgtatcggaggcggcagaaggcagcagtcagtggttctggatgaagaggaaagaccccagctgggccccgaagtgagagggccagtAGGTATGCGGTCAAAAATGCTTGAttcagggaggaggacgcccctgccatgcatagtcccatgggatgttggctatcaacaacaaggcaacaagggatggtgccaggtttcctccagatttgacgcttggcattcaggccagagttcaatcttggtttcatcagaccagagaatcttgtttctcatggtctgagagtcatttaggtgccttttggcaaactctaagcaggctgacatgtgccttttactgaagaatggcttccgtctggccactctaccataaaggcctgattggtggagtgcagcagagatggttgttcttctggaaggttctcccatctccacagatgaactctggagctctgtcagagtgaccatcaggttgttggtcacctccctgaccaaggcccttctccactgattgctcagtttggctgtgtggccagctctaggaagagtcttggtggttccaaccttctatttaagaattatggaggccactgtgtttatggggaccttcaatgctgcagaaatgtttagtatccttccccagatctgtgcctcaacacaatcctgtctcggagctctacggacaattccatcGACCTCATAGCTTCGTTTTTGCCctcacatgcactgtcagctgtgggaccttatatagacaggggtgtgcctttccaaatcatgtccaatctattgaatTTCCGCGGATGGTCGTTCCATGCATACTGAGGTGCCTGTAGTGTTGCCTGAAATTGAATTGTATGAATGCCCTTCTATGCGGTAAGCCTACCATTTGTAAAACACCAAAAAAAGACTACGACTGACTgtgcttactggggtgtagcctaccATGTCGGCCAGCAATGGAATTGTATGAATGCCCATTCATGTGGTAGGCCCACCATTTGTAAAACAGGCCGTTGCATTGGCTTTATTAGTCCTGTTTCCTGTGACTAATTAATTTGGctatttaagctctgaatatcagctacccaactttaTCAGGAGTTATCGTAAGCCTGTTTGTAATGTGTTTACACATTAGGAAATGCAGAACTATTTAATTTTTCGCTATGACCAGCTTATCAAAAATGTACGgatacaaacttgaaaccactgatcatgacaatgAGGTGAAACACCAAGACAAAAGTTGTGATTGTCAATTCCATATTGTCCATATTACTTTTACCTATCCTGTTTTTAGGATGTGTTGTTTGTTAACATGACAACGCATTTTTATTTGATTGGGTGCAGTTTAGGTTAGGTTACTTGATCGGAGAAACCTGCAGGATGTAAAAAGTGTCAGTCTCATTACATCGTCATACATTTATCTCCAGCCGGTAAGATTTACGGTAAGATTTGAATTGAGAAAGCTGATCCGAGCGCAGTGCTCCCTTTCTTTCGATCCTACCAGTATCGACACATGCTCCAACGACTCACTTAGCAGccattgtctctgtgtggtgttttGGGAAATGCATGTTACATCTTTGGCCATTGTAAGAAAGGTGCATCATTAAAACACACGTAAGTCTAAGTTCCGTCGCTATCGGGAATCCGGGCCCTGTTCTCCCATCCCAGTGGCAATTTCACCCATGCTATCTTAGTATTATTCTATCATTTATGTAATCAAATAGTTACACTTTTTTTTTAACTGAACATGTCAAATTCAGAAGTGTCAGATAGTGCCTTATGGCTGAATCCAGATTGAAATTTCAGAGCCACAAGGTTATATCTGCTATTGAACCCccataaaaaaatatttagaaATGTCTAAGGATTTTTATACTCCGCACTTTAGGTACCTTTAAGGTGAGGGTTATGAAAGAAGACTTCACTACAAAACAGTTCAGAGATCTGGGATGTGAAAACTTTGTTGCTTAATATCTCAGAACAATGCTTTTCTCAGATAAAGTCCCAAGGTCTATTTCATGTCAACAAGGAGTGTAGTGACAGTCTCCCTATGCCCACAGGTTTGAATCTGAGAATGGCATTCGCCAGTCAGTGGAGGCAGACATTGCCGGGCTGAAGAAGGTCATCGATGACACCAACATGGGCAGGATGAACGCGGAGAGTGAGATCGAGGCCGTGAAGGAGGAGCTCATCTTCCTCAGGAAGAACCATGACAATGTGAGCTATAGTATTAATATTGAATATCCACATCAAATTataatttaaaaatgtatatttgtattgtattttaatAGGTTGAAGACTAATATTATTATTGGAAGCATCTCATGGGGGGGATTCTCAAGACTTAACATGCTCAATTTGAGCTACTCCAGGTAGCGAcattgcaggctagctcagtgctgccccctctcattgattATCTCAAATTGAAGGCATACTGAGGTACTGCAGGCTGCCGGTAGCAATTTGAATATCCTTATAACTTCTTCTGTGTGCGATTTTAAAATAGTTGGTTCAAGGACATACATTTGGTGTGATAGAAGCAAATATTGGTACCGTGACTGTCTTCTGAACAAAAAATGTTTACACAAATATTGCCAACGAAGATTGCCATTTTcccattcactataatgggggATCCTGCTTTCCGAAAACAACAGCCTGCAGTACCTTGGTCGGCCTTTAACTTCATGGCTTCAATGAGACGTGGCAGTTGTTCTCCCCTGATTGAGATTGAATGTCCATGTCAAACAattgaatatttgcatgaaatagAACATTTCCAGACTAGATTTAAGAATGATATAATCCAGGAAGAATGATGATAACGTGATAACAAAATCAGACTAACCTCATCGCTAGCTATGAACTTTTCACAGTTGGTTAATTTTGGAATGCCTTACTATttctcatgtctctgtctctctctctccccccttcccttcttccctctctccaacAGGAAGTGATGGAGATGAGGAACCAGATCACTCAGTCGGGGGTGCAGGTGGACGTGGACGCCCCCAAGGGTCAGGACATGTCACTGGTcatggaggagatgagggccaAGTACGAGAAGATGGCTCTGAAGAACGCAGAGGACCTCAAAGTGTGGCACGAAAACCAGGTTTGCCCATCCTATCTTTACAGTGTTCAGAAGGAAAGAAGGATGGATATGTTCTTATCATAACTTCATACATACTAACATTACACACCACATAAAGTacaggtttggctggggtaagaataaataagatttttttcttaaatgacttgcctatttaaataaaggtttaataaaataaaataagttaATAAAAATAAAGCCTATAATACTCTGTTTTTGATCCGCAATTGGAATTGAAATGGACTACCTCACACCGACAGGCCAATATAAAAATGTGTATTTGCAAAAAGTGTAGCTTTCCAATAAAAACGTGTTTTGTTGCACAAACCAGTATCATATCTGGGTAGTCTAGTCACACAACAAAAGCCTGAACTACAAAACATGAATTCACCTCTCAAGTTGACTCagcttctctccctttctccctccctccctccctcccatctctctccctttgtgcTGCGGTATAGATCTCAGACGTGCAGGTGCAGGTATCACAGAACACAGAGGCCCTGCAGGGGGCCCAGGTTGAGATGAGTGACCTACATAGACAGCTACAGACCCTCGAGATTGAGCTGGCGTCCCAACAAAGCTTGGTAAGATATTCTTTCAATATGATGATAACATATTTCAGTTAAATTCCTATATTCTCCAAAGCAGAAATGGAACTGATAGTAAACCCAGTATGTCCTCTATGTacaacagaggaggctggtgggaggcgcTATGGGTGGATGTGCTCATTGTAAGggctggaatggaattcatggaatggtatcaaacacatccaaCAAATGGAAAACACATTTGACTCCATTCCGTGTATTCcgttccagccaatacaatgagcctgtcctcctatagcgccGCTCACCATACCTTAGCCATACTTAGCCATATCTCCAAATTCCAACATTCTAATAATCCCAATGTCATTCAACAACATTCCCAAAATTCTCCTGTTATTTCAAACAGAAATCCTCCTTAGAGGACACCTTGCATAACGTGGAGATGCGTTCCAACATGGAGGTGGAGAAGTACAATGCCATCCTCATCCGTCTGGAGGGCGAGCTGACCAACCTGCGGGGCAACATCCAGCATCAGGGCCAGGAGTATGAGGCGCTGCTCAACATGAAGATGAAGCTGGAGGCCGAGATCGCCACCTACAGGAGCCTGCTCGACGGAGGTGACTTCAAGTGAGTGGACGAGGGGATGAGGGAGATTGGTCCAATCCTAAATCAACCCGTAGACCAATTAGATAGATATAAGCATTATGTTCATAGCTCCACCTTCCACCTTGATAGGCCAGGTGGAAGTTTCATCATATTGGTTATTCCAATCAAATcttctcagatctccacaagtgcatGTGACATAGGGCCTGAAGGTTGATTTAGGATTGTGCCATTGACTGACTATTGGGGTGCATCTTAATAGTCTAAACCGGCTTCCTCTCGCCTAGATTTGTTTCCTTCATGTGCACTGATTTACAGACACATCGGTAGGTGGATGTTAGTTAGGCAGACTTTTCACAATCCAGTTTGTTGACATCAGTGAAGGAAAGAAGGCGAGAATGAGAGGAAGCAACTTTACACTATTGAGATGCTCCCTTAGCTCTGAGAAGTGTTGAGCTGATTGagattaaatcaaatgttatcacGCAAGAATAAGAACAAATAGTTGAGGGTCAAATTCTTGATTCAATCACAGCTATGCTTCAAGCTCAACTACCACAATACGTCATGGTgcatggatcaaatcaaatctaggGAGTTGAAACAGGATATTATGAGATGGTGAGGTGGGGGTGACATTTACCATGAGTCAAATACTTGGAAGTTGTGACAAAGTCAAATGGCAGAAACACGAAATGATTTTGGACTGCAGCAAGTAGGCCTTGTATGAGTGAAATATAGTACTTTGGAGCttgaagcagagctgccatatctGTCTGCGCCATCTTACAAATGTGAGTGGATGAGGTAGTTTGACGCCATCTACAGTATAAACCAGGTATAGCATGATTGTTTGTCCTGTTAATGAATGAATGTCCTGTTTTTTAATACCTATTTTTTTCTATTCCAGGCTCCAAGACGCAATGGATGACCTGAAACCCTAAGGGAATGAGGCGGGACAAAAGTGATGACCAACTGTCAACTTCATGGAGAGAGATACCCACAGACACTGAGGAGTCAAACCATTCAACCCATGTCATAAAAATAAAACCTTGATGCAATTCATTTAATGTGTTGTTTCTCATATTTATACCTACCACTGCACCGagcccatttttttattttacctttatttaactaggcaagtcagtcagttaagaacaaattcttattttcaatgacagcctaggaacactgggttaactgccttgttcaggggaagaacaacagatttttaccttgtcacgtGCATATCtcccagctcggggatttgaacttgcaacctttcagttactagtccaacactctaaccactaggctacctgccaccccattaaACTGAGCCTATTGAACTGAGCCTATTGAACCGAGCCCATTGAACCGAGCCCATTTTTACCGAGCCCATTGCGAGATTTTAGGAAAGCTTATAATGGATCTTCTTTATGTGATGGATAGAAAACTGTAATTCCCTTTTTAAAATATGGTTTATTTTTTATAGTACGAAGCACGGGCAGTGAAAAAGTCCCAAACTCAAACACCCCTTGTGTAGCAATATAATAAATACAAGAACAGTTACAAAAAACTCAAAGCCATCATCACACATGATGCATTACATAGTGTAGGGTTAGTaacagaagaagacaaaaatgattCAACGGACAGAAATATTGTCCTGAAATTACCTCAATGTACAGAAAGAGGCACACATCCCCAAACCCATGAACAAAAGCTTATAGGATATTGCAAAAGCATATAATCCTAAAACCAAGGATGGTGTGGCTTAATAATGAGAGAAGAAATTTATGAATATTTATCATATGTGTATAACAATATAGTCAACATTTAAACCAACATGTGAGGTAAACAATTAGCAATTAAACATTCATAAAGTCCTTAATTAATCACAGCACATCACAACACACAACTTATTGTGAATAGGCTATAGAGAAGAATGCTTAAGGAAGAAATTGATTCTTGTGCTCTTATTGAATTTAGGTAGGCTACTTAGTTACGCTacattattgctattataaactggttgccaatgtaattagagcagtaaaaatacatgttttgtcacaaCCGTGGTATAGGTCCAATAtatcacggctgtcagccaatcagcagtcagagctcgaaccacccagtttataataggcAATAAATAAGAAAGACCATAGTGCAATACATAGTTTTTGGCAAGGGCTGCAAacaatcacggattataaagggaaaaccagctGCATGGCGAGCACCGATGCCTATCTCCCAGACAAGTAAAACActttttatgcttgcttcgaggtgAATAACATTGATCCTCCGCTGCTCAAGATGACTGTGTGTGCTCTatctctgtggccgacgtgagcAAGACTTTTAAATGTGTGAATACTCTCAAAACTAGACCAGCTGGCTTAAGGACagattcaacctctccctgtcctagtctgtaatccccacatgcttccaccattgttcctgtacccaggcAAACAAAGGtcacctgcctaaatgactatcgccatgtggcactcacttctgtcatcatgaagtgcttcgagaggcTAGTAAAGGACGACATcagctccaccttacctgacaccctggacccactacaatttgcataccgcaccaaaaGATCAATGGACaacgcaatcgccattgcactgcacacaggcttatcccacctggacaggagGTTGTGAAAATGATGCTCATTGACTGAAGATGTAAGGAGGGGTTTATTACAGTTGTATTCCAGCCACTATGGGGTACTTGGGCGAAGCCCATGGAAAATGAAGAAGAACATTTTAAGTGGACTGGGGGAGTTGTTACATCGTGCTGACGGTTAATGGTTAAAATTCAAGTAAACAGTACCTTTTGCAATGAGTGACAATGAGTGAGAGACATTGGGAG from Oncorhynchus kisutch isolate 150728-3 linkage group LG5, Okis_V2, whole genome shotgun sequence harbors:
- the LOC109891389 gene encoding keratin, type I cytoskeletal 18, translated to MSYRPSSSHTSFQRSAPVSSYRAASTYGGAGGQGTRISSTAYGGLRSGAPASSSSYSTSSFKVSGGGMGMGGGMGAAMGLGMGGLIKTTAASGGGGHVMGNEKGAMQNLNDRLANYLETVRNLEQANGQLEMKIREALEKGGPDARDYSKYSPILDDLRKKVFDATADNASLVLQIDNARLAADDFKVKFESENGIRQSVEADIAGLKKVIDDTNMGRMNAESEIEAVKEELIFLRKNHDNEVMEMRNQITQSGVQVDVDAPKGQDMSLVMEEMRAKYEKMALKNAEDLKVWHENQISDVQVQVSQNTEALQGAQVEMSDLHRQLQTLEIELASQQSLKSSLEDTLHNVEMRSNMEVEKYNAILIRLEGELTNLRGNIQHQGQEYEALLNMKMKLEAEIATYRSLLDGGDFKLQDAMDDLKP